The proteins below are encoded in one region of Roseofilum casamattae BLCC-M143:
- a CDS encoding DNA repair helicase XPB, with amino-acid sequence MSYNPENALIVQSDRTILLETHSLSAGAAREAIAPFAELIKSPEHIHTYRLTPLSIWNARAAGLEVEEMVAALEQHTKYPLPSGVIQEIETLGKRYGLTRLVKSDDGFFLLLNVADEPLAELLLREEAIAPLLNKRLSPISFQVQTEYRGLLKKALIEVGYPAEDLAGYVRGDELPVRLRSLSKSGQSFNLRPYQKEAAETFYQSGHVRGGSGVICLPCGAGKTIVGMAAMAQVQENTLILTTSLTSVRQWKRELIDKTELPPEIIAEYSGEMKATAPVTLATYQILTYRPNKDAEFKHFSLFQARSWGLIIYDEVHLLPAPVFRVTAELQARRRLGLTATLIREDGRETDVFALIGPKRYDVPWRELETQGFIAQATCREIRVPQDSEEQMRYAVAPRRQQFRIAAENPGKVDVVKQLLQEEAGHKILVIGEYIEQLKTLAEVTKFPLITGKTSQKKRDVLYQQFRDGEIEGLVLSRVGNFALDLPDADVLIQVSGKYGSRQEEAQRLGRILRPKSDGRTARFYTLVSLRTCEEDFARHRQLFLTEQGYGYEIN; translated from the coding sequence ATGTCCTACAATCCGGAAAATGCCCTGATTGTGCAAAGCGATCGCACGATTCTTCTAGAAACCCATTCTCTGAGTGCTGGAGCTGCCCGAGAAGCGATCGCTCCTTTTGCCGAACTGATTAAAAGTCCCGAACATATTCATACGTATCGCCTTACTCCTTTGAGTATTTGGAATGCACGAGCAGCCGGACTTGAGGTAGAGGAAATGGTTGCAGCACTGGAACAGCATACGAAGTATCCCCTGCCATCAGGAGTTATTCAAGAAATTGAGACATTAGGAAAGCGGTATGGACTGACGCGCTTGGTTAAGTCTGACGATGGCTTTTTCCTGCTCCTCAACGTTGCCGACGAACCTCTCGCAGAATTATTATTGAGAGAAGAAGCGATCGCACCATTACTAAATAAACGTCTTTCTCCTATTTCGTTTCAAGTTCAAACTGAATATCGAGGATTGCTGAAAAAAGCGCTCATCGAAGTCGGTTATCCTGCCGAAGATTTAGCCGGATATGTAAGAGGAGATGAGTTACCTGTAAGGTTGCGTTCTCTCTCGAAAAGCGGTCAATCTTTTAACTTGCGCCCCTATCAAAAAGAAGCCGCTGAAACATTCTATCAGTCAGGACACGTTCGCGGGGGAAGTGGGGTTATTTGTCTTCCTTGTGGAGCGGGGAAAACTATTGTCGGTATGGCAGCCATGGCGCAAGTCCAAGAAAATACTCTCATTCTGACAACTAGCCTAACTTCAGTACGCCAATGGAAGCGGGAATTAATCGATAAAACCGAACTACCACCAGAGATTATTGCGGAATATTCGGGAGAGATGAAAGCAACCGCACCGGTTACTCTCGCCACCTATCAAATTCTCACCTATCGACCCAACAAAGACGCTGAATTTAAACACTTTTCTCTATTTCAAGCCCGTTCTTGGGGTTTAATTATTTATGATGAAGTTCACCTCCTCCCCGCTCCCGTTTTCCGCGTTACGGCAGAACTACAAGCTCGACGCAGATTAGGCCTAACAGCAACCTTAATTCGGGAAGACGGACGAGAAACTGATGTATTTGCTCTGATTGGACCGAAACGCTATGATGTTCCTTGGCGGGAGTTAGAAACTCAAGGGTTTATTGCGCAAGCAACTTGTCGGGAAATTCGCGTTCCCCAAGACAGTGAAGAACAGATGCGCTATGCCGTTGCCCCCCGTCGCCAGCAGTTTCGTATTGCTGCCGAAAACCCCGGAAAAGTAGATGTTGTCAAACAATTACTCCAGGAAGAAGCAGGGCATAAAATTTTGGTCATTGGGGAATATATCGAACAATTGAAAACCTTAGCTGAGGTGACAAAATTTCCGCTAATTACGGGCAAAACTTCTCAGAAGAAACGGGATGTTCTGTATCAGCAATTTCGGGATGGAGAAATAGAGGGTTTAGTTTTGTCTCGCGTCGGAAATTTCGCCCTCGACTTACCCGATGCGGATGTATTAATTCAAGTTTCGGGTAAATATGGTTCTCGACAGGAGGAAGCTCAACGGTTAGGACGAATTTTGCGCCCAAAGTCTGATGGGAGAACGGCGAGATTTTACACGTTGGTTTCCTTAAGGACTTGTGAGGAAGATTTTGCCCGTCACCGACAGTTATTTTTAACCGAGCAAGGTTATGGTTATGAGATTAACTGA
- a CDS encoding trifunctional serine/threonine-protein kinase/ATP-binding protein/sensor histidine kinase produces the protein MTNLPGYHLSETLYQGTRTLVYRGTRTTDRQPVVIKFLRNEYPSFNELLQFRNQYTIAKNLDLPGIVKPLSLETHGHGYALVMPDDGYISLGEWKQKEFSLPDFLAIAIQLTEILHGLYQNRVIHKDIKPANILIHPQTKQVKLIDFSISSLLPKETLQISNPNVLEGTLAYISPEQTGRMNRGIDYRTDFYSLGVTFYELLAGELPFQSDDPMELVHCHIAKSPMGLENEGSFPQAISNLVMKLMAKNAEDRYQSALGLKYDLEKCLSQWQETGKIEEFELGERDICDRFIIPEKLYGREGEVQTLLDAFERVANGATETILVAGFSGIGKTAVVNEVHKPIVRQRGYFIKGKYDQFNRNIPFSAFVGAFRDLMGQMLSESEEELANWKAKILKAVGENGQVLIDVIPELERVIGSQPVATELSGTAAQNRFNLLFEKFIAVFTTPEHPLVMFLDDLQWADSASLNLIKVLMGDRDRGYLLLLGAYRDNEVFPGHLLMLTLGELEKESAAISTLTLAPLPTHNINQLIAETLSCSSYLAQPLTELVYQKTKGNPFFTTQFLKGLYEDELILFNADVGYWECDLVQVRDAALIDDVVEFMTTRLQKLPEATQEVLKLAACIGNQFDLETLAIVSESSVEVVATDLWTALREGLIIPITQAYKFFQSGEPGEKPSEDIFVGYRFLHDRVQQAAYTLIPEKKKLLTHFNIGHLLLNKISNLQIEEKIFEIVCHLNLGLEFMTQKSQQYELAKLNLIAGKKAKICTAYSAAFEYLSRGIEMLAEDSWQTEYKLTLDLYVEATEVSYLQGDFKFMEQFGNTVLQSASNLLDKIKIYETQLQAHSVRNQFIEGIHVGLMCLKLLGVDLPDNPDTAEIGAWLDRTQKALTPFSSEAILDFPEMIDPATLSAMRILSRMIPLSYFGRPSLLPLISCQGILLSLEYGNTTGTPVAYVNYALVLCNPGVDNFAAGYQYGQLAKKLMERQQDKGCHIIVLNNFYSYVSFWRERSRNSLSYLIDAYQIGLEVGDLEFSMYALTNRMRLLFGVGRELEQLKPEFERTIEFTRSIQCEVSAKYADCQLQVVLNLMNSSNNPWSLKGDFYDEDVAIKEFQENKNLLGLSIHYFSKIHLNYLFGRIFEAVKSTEEGNKYIYSIGGHPVLPEFALFASLTHLAAEEMTKSREKKKHHDSAKNWSDRLDLWARNAPMNYQHKADLVEAERQRILGNKIEAIELYDRAIAGAKENEYIQEEALANELAAKFYLNWGKEKIAQTYMVEAYYCYARWGAKAKTDHLEATYPQLLAPILQQPQSSLSLNAITTLTSKQTLHTSTYNTTALLDISAAIKASQALSGEIELEALLSQLMQILIENAGADKGTLVLKNAGTWEVVAQCIKETCELSVTPLNNARTLPVSIVRIVQRTQETILLDRVEKDTRFEGDRYLRQQQPKSLFCTPILNQGQLRGILYLENNLSTGAFTPERVEVLNLICSQAAISIENARLYQQAQNHAQRAQDYAQKLEISLEELKQAQLQMVQSEKMSALGNLVAGVAHEINNPVGFIGGNLQPARDYVQDLFGLIDLYQEKLPNPDEELEEEIEAIDLDFLREDLPKLIDSMKLGVDRIAHISTSLRTFSRTDKEHKVPFNLHDGIDSTLLILKHRLKANEERPAIAIIKEYGNIPEVRCFPGQLNQVFMNLIANAIDALDEGNAGRSFEEIAANANRITIATSATSAEVVIRIADNGVGMPEEVKQRIFEQGFTTKGVGKGTGLGMAIARQIVEEKHGGTIACTSQLGKGTEFAIALP, from the coding sequence ATGACGAATCTTCCGGGCTATCACCTCAGCGAAACCCTCTATCAAGGGACTCGCACCCTTGTCTATCGAGGCACTCGCACCACCGATCGCCAACCCGTCGTCATCAAATTCCTGCGAAACGAATACCCCAGTTTCAACGAACTGCTTCAATTCCGCAACCAATATACCATTGCCAAAAATCTCGACCTGCCTGGAATCGTCAAACCTTTATCTCTGGAAACCCACGGCCATGGTTATGCTCTGGTGATGCCCGATGATGGTTATATTTCTCTAGGAGAATGGAAACAAAAAGAATTCTCCCTCCCGGACTTCCTCGCTATTGCCATTCAACTGACCGAAATTCTCCACGGACTCTATCAAAATCGGGTCATCCACAAAGACATCAAACCCGCCAACATTCTCATCCATCCCCAGACCAAACAGGTCAAATTGATTGACTTTTCTATCTCGTCTCTACTGCCCAAAGAAACCCTACAAATTAGCAATCCTAACGTTTTAGAGGGAACCCTGGCCTACATCTCCCCAGAACAAACCGGACGGATGAACCGAGGAATAGACTACCGCACCGATTTCTATTCTTTGGGTGTAACCTTCTATGAGTTGCTTGCGGGAGAATTGCCATTCCAAAGTGACGACCCCATGGAATTGGTACACTGCCACATCGCCAAATCTCCTATGGGATTGGAGAATGAGGGTTCTTTTCCTCAAGCGATTTCCAATCTGGTGATGAAGTTGATGGCCAAGAATGCCGAAGACCGGTATCAGAGTGCCCTGGGGTTGAAATACGACTTAGAGAAGTGTCTCTCTCAGTGGCAAGAAACTGGGAAGATTGAGGAGTTTGAGTTGGGAGAGCGGGATATTTGCGATCGCTTCATCATCCCCGAAAAACTCTACGGACGCGAAGGAGAAGTCCAAACCTTGCTCGATGCCTTTGAGCGGGTTGCCAATGGTGCAACGGAAACGATCCTGGTGGCGGGATTTTCGGGCATTGGTAAAACCGCTGTGGTCAACGAAGTTCACAAACCCATCGTCCGCCAACGAGGCTACTTCATCAAAGGGAAATACGACCAATTCAATCGCAACATTCCCTTCAGTGCCTTCGTCGGGGCATTCCGCGATTTGATGGGGCAAATGCTCAGCGAGTCCGAGGAAGAACTAGCCAATTGGAAAGCCAAGATTCTCAAAGCCGTGGGTGAGAACGGTCAGGTGCTGATTGATGTGATTCCGGAACTCGAGCGTGTCATTGGCTCGCAGCCCGTGGCAACCGAGCTTTCAGGCACGGCTGCCCAGAATCGGTTCAATCTCCTGTTTGAGAAATTCATTGCCGTCTTCACTACCCCAGAGCATCCCTTAGTGATGTTTCTCGATGACTTGCAATGGGCCGATTCAGCTTCATTGAATTTAATAAAGGTATTGATGGGCGATCGCGATCGAGGGTATTTACTCTTGCTCGGAGCCTATCGAGATAATGAGGTTTTTCCCGGCCACCTTCTGATGTTAACTTTAGGGGAGCTAGAGAAAGAAAGTGCAGCCATTTCAACCCTGACCCTAGCTCCTTTGCCCACCCATAATATTAATCAATTAATCGCCGAAACCCTCAGTTGCTCATCTTACTTGGCTCAACCCTTGACAGAACTAGTCTATCAAAAGACCAAGGGGAATCCGTTTTTTACCACCCAGTTTTTGAAAGGGTTATATGAAGATGAATTGATTCTCTTCAATGCAGATGTGGGATATTGGGAATGCGATTTAGTTCAGGTGCGAGATGCAGCGCTGATTGATGATGTGGTGGAGTTTATGACGACACGCTTGCAGAAGTTACCAGAGGCAACCCAAGAGGTATTGAAGTTAGCGGCTTGTATTGGCAATCAATTTGATTTAGAAACCTTAGCCATTGTCAGCGAGTCCTCTGTAGAGGTAGTGGCAACAGACTTGTGGACTGCCTTACGAGAAGGCTTAATCATCCCGATTACTCAAGCCTATAAGTTTTTTCAGTCTGGGGAACCCGGTGAGAAACCGTCAGAGGATATCTTTGTTGGCTATCGATTTTTACACGATCGCGTTCAACAAGCTGCTTATACCCTCATTCCTGAGAAAAAAAAGCTCTTAACTCACTTTAATATTGGTCATCTTTTACTCAATAAAATATCAAATTTACAGATAGAAGAAAAGATATTTGAGATTGTCTGTCATCTTAATCTTGGATTGGAATTTATGACTCAAAAATCTCAGCAATATGAGCTAGCTAAATTGAATTTAATCGCTGGAAAAAAAGCAAAAATATGCACCGCTTACTCAGCAGCTTTTGAGTACTTAAGCAGAGGAATTGAAATGCTAGCAGAAGATTCTTGGCAGACCGAATATAAACTAACGCTAGATTTGTATGTAGAAGCGACAGAAGTCAGTTATCTTCAAGGAGACTTTAAGTTCATGGAACAGTTCGGAAATACTGTTCTGCAGTCTGCGTCTAATCTTTTAGATAAAATTAAAATATACGAAACTCAGCTACAAGCTCATTCAGTACGGAATCAATTTATTGAAGGTATTCATGTTGGTTTAATGTGCTTGAAATTGTTGGGGGTCGATTTACCAGATAATCCAGATACTGCGGAAATTGGTGCTTGGTTAGACCGAACCCAAAAAGCTCTCACACCTTTCTCCTCAGAAGCAATACTAGATTTTCCCGAGATGATCGATCCGGCAACGCTATCTGCAATGCGGATTCTATCGCGCATGATTCCCTTGAGCTATTTTGGTCGTCCGAGTTTGTTACCTCTGATTTCTTGTCAGGGCATTTTACTGTCTCTAGAATATGGGAACACAACCGGTACCCCGGTTGCTTATGTCAATTATGCTTTGGTTCTGTGTAACCCCGGTGTTGACAATTTTGCCGCTGGATATCAATATGGGCAACTTGCCAAAAAATTGATGGAACGGCAACAGGATAAAGGATGTCATATTATTGTCCTAAATAATTTTTATAGTTATGTCTCTTTTTGGAGAGAACGTAGCCGTAATAGTCTTTCTTATTTAATCGATGCTTATCAAATTGGTTTGGAAGTTGGCGATTTAGAGTTTTCCATGTATGCTTTGACAAATAGAATGCGACTGTTGTTCGGAGTTGGTAGAGAACTTGAACAGCTCAAGCCAGAATTTGAAAGAACGATAGAATTTACTCGCTCGATTCAATGTGAAGTCTCTGCAAAGTATGCTGACTGTCAGCTACAAGTGGTGCTAAATTTAATGAATTCAAGTAACAATCCTTGGTCTTTAAAGGGAGATTTTTACGATGAAGATGTAGCGATTAAAGAATTTCAGGAAAACAAAAACTTGTTAGGGTTGTCTATTCATTATTTTAGTAAGATTCATTTGAATTATTTATTTGGTCGTATTTTTGAAGCAGTGAAATCAACGGAAGAAGGTAATAAGTACATCTATTCTATTGGCGGTCACCCTGTTTTGCCAGAATTTGCATTGTTTGCAAGTCTAACTCATTTAGCTGCAGAGGAAATGACAAAAAGTCGCGAGAAAAAGAAACATCATGATAGTGCTAAAAATTGGAGCGATCGCCTAGATTTATGGGCGCGCAATGCCCCTATGAACTACCAGCATAAAGCCGATCTAGTAGAAGCTGAAAGGCAGCGAATTCTTGGCAATAAGATAGAAGCGATCGAACTGTACGATCGCGCCATAGCTGGAGCCAAAGAAAATGAATATATCCAAGAAGAAGCCCTCGCTAACGAACTTGCTGCCAAATTCTACCTCAATTGGGGCAAAGAAAAAATCGCCCAAACCTACATGGTCGAAGCCTACTACTGCTACGCACGCTGGGGAGCCAAAGCCAAAACCGACCATCTCGAAGCCACCTATCCCCAACTGCTGGCCCCCATCCTCCAACAACCCCAATCGTCTCTATCCCTCAACGCTATCACCACCCTCACCTCCAAGCAAACTCTTCACACTTCTACCTACAACACGACTGCCCTTCTCGATATCTCGGCCGCCATCAAGGCCTCCCAAGCACTCTCAGGTGAAATTGAACTGGAAGCCTTGCTCTCCCAACTGATGCAAATCCTCATTGAAAATGCTGGAGCCGATAAAGGTACATTAGTCTTGAAAAATGCTGGAACCTGGGAAGTGGTCGCTCAGTGCATCAAGGAAACCTGCGAGTTATCTGTTACTCCTCTCAATAATGCTCGGACTCTTCCTGTTAGCATTGTTCGCATCGTCCAACGCACCCAAGAGACGATCCTACTCGATCGAGTCGAAAAAGATACTCGCTTCGAGGGCGATCGCTATCTGAGACAACAGCAACCGAAAAGCCTATTCTGTACTCCCATTCTTAACCAAGGTCAGCTCCGAGGTATCCTTTACCTGGAGAACAATCTCAGTACGGGAGCCTTTACACCAGAACGAGTGGAAGTGCTCAATTTAATCTGTTCCCAAGCTGCCATTTCCATTGAAAATGCCCGACTTTACCAGCAAGCTCAAAATCACGCTCAACGAGCGCAAGACTATGCCCAAAAACTCGAAATCTCTTTGGAAGAGTTGAAACAAGCTCAACTGCAAATGGTGCAAAGCGAGAAAATGTCGGCTTTGGGAAATCTCGTGGCGGGTGTAGCTCACGAAATCAACAATCCCGTGGGTTTTATTGGCGGCAATCTCCAACCCGCTCGAGATTACGTGCAAGATTTGTTCGGGTTAATTGACTTATATCAGGAGAAACTCCCCAATCCCGATGAAGAGCTGGAAGAAGAAATCGAAGCCATTGACTTAGACTTTCTGCGAGAAGACTTACCCAAACTGATCGATTCGATGAAACTGGGAGTCGATCGCATTGCTCATATCAGCACCAGTTTGCGCACGTTTTCGAGAACGGACAAAGAACACAAAGTTCCCTTTAATCTTCACGATGGTATCGATAGTACCCTCCTGATTCTCAAGCATCGCCTCAAAGCAAACGAAGAGCGTCCGGCGATCGCAATCATCAAAGAATACGGCAACATTCCGGAAGTGCGATGCTTTCCCGGACAACTCAATCAGGTGTTTATGAATCTGATTGCTAACGCCATCGATGCATTAGACGAAGGAAACGCAGGACGGAGTTTTGAGGAGATTGCCGCCAATGCCAACCGGATTACCATCGCGACATCTGCCACATCCGCAGAAGTCGTTATTCGGATTGCAGATAACGGAGTGGGAATGCCAGAAGAAGTCAAACAGCGGATTTTCGAGCAAGGATTTACCACGAAAGGGGTGGGGAAAGGCACGGGATTGGGAATGGCGATCGCTCGTCAGATCGTCGAAGAAAAGCATGGCGGTACGATCGCTTGTACTTCCCAACTGGGCAAAGGAACCGAGTTTGCGATCGCTTTGCCATAG